One segment of Streptomyces sp. TG1A-8 DNA contains the following:
- a CDS encoding Gfo/Idh/MocA family protein produces MAERSVRWGILATGGIAAAFAADLVDLPDAEIVAVASRRKESAEAFAERFGVARAHGDWEGLAGDADVDVVYVATPHSAHRAAAGLCLAAGRNVLCEKAFTLNAREAGELVALAREHDRFLMEAMWMYCNPLIRRLKALVDDGAVGEVRTVQADFGLAGPFPPGHRLRDPALGGGAVLDLGVYPVSFAQLLLGEPDGITARAVLSEEGVDLQTGALLSWDSGALASLHCSIAGGTAVTASVTGSLGRIDVPSGFFDPDRFVLHRDGRDPEEFAADPADGPRATFRHEALEVMRALRAGEKQSPLVPLDGSLAVMRTLDAIREQAGVRYPGETAGATA; encoded by the coding sequence ATGGCGGAGCGGAGCGTGCGCTGGGGGATCCTGGCGACGGGCGGGATAGCGGCGGCGTTCGCGGCGGACCTGGTGGACCTGCCGGACGCGGAGATCGTGGCGGTCGCCTCGCGCCGCAAGGAGTCGGCGGAGGCGTTCGCCGAACGGTTCGGGGTGGCACGGGCCCACGGCGACTGGGAGGGCCTGGCCGGGGACGCGGACGTCGACGTCGTGTACGTCGCCACGCCGCACTCGGCGCACCGGGCCGCGGCCGGGCTGTGCCTGGCGGCCGGGCGGAACGTGCTGTGCGAGAAGGCGTTCACGCTCAACGCCCGCGAGGCCGGGGAGCTGGTGGCGCTGGCGCGGGAGCACGACCGCTTCCTGATGGAGGCGATGTGGATGTACTGCAACCCGCTGATCCGGCGCCTGAAGGCACTCGTGGACGACGGGGCCGTCGGTGAGGTCCGCACGGTGCAGGCGGACTTCGGGCTGGCGGGCCCCTTCCCCCCGGGTCACCGGCTGCGGGACCCCGCGCTCGGCGGCGGGGCGGTGCTGGACCTGGGCGTGTACCCGGTGTCGTTCGCGCAGCTGCTGCTGGGCGAGCCGGACGGGATCACCGCGCGGGCGGTGCTCTCGGAGGAGGGCGTGGACCTCCAGACGGGCGCCCTGCTCTCCTGGGACAGCGGCGCGCTGGCCTCGCTGCACTGCTCCATCGCGGGCGGTACGGCGGTCACCGCCTCGGTCACCGGTTCGCTGGGCCGCATCGACGTCCCGTCCGGCTTCTTCGACCCCGACCGGTTCGTGCTGCACCGCGACGGCCGCGACCCCGAGGAGTTCGCCGCCGACCCCGCCGACGGCCCGCGCGCCACCTTCCGGCACGAGGCGCTGGAGGTCATGCGGGCGCTGCGGGCGGGCGAGAAGCAGTCGCCGCTGGTGCCGCTGGACGGCAGCCTCGCGGTGATGCGCACGCTGGACGCGATACGGGAGCAGGCCGGGGTGCGGTATCCCGGGGAGACGGCCGGCGCCACGGCGTGA